The stretch of DNA TTATGGACTAGTTCTTATGTTTTATTTACGACTGGTTGCGCTTTATTAGTATTAGCGGCTTGCTATGAATTAATCGAAGTTCGCAAACGAAAAGGCTGGAGTAAACCCTTAGAAGTATTAGGATTAAATCCTATTTTAGTATTTGTCGGTTCGGTTTTGGTAATTAAATTTTTGGCAAAAACTCAAGTTGGTACTGGCGAAGATGCACCTAGTACTTATGCTTGGATTAATCAAACATTTTTCCAATCTTGGGCTGGTTCTTTAAATGGACCACTTCTGTTTTCTATAATTACTCTATTATTTTGGTTTTTAGTAGCTTATGCAATGTACAAACAAAGGTGGTTTTTAAAGGTTTAAGAGAAAAAATTGAGAGCGATCGCTTGTAAAATAGATCGAGTAAGAAACCCCAGAAGCTAATGACTTATCACGTTACCGCAGACTATGCCCATCAGAACTTTGATGAAATCATCCAGCGTGCTAGCACAGAACCTGAAGGCATCATCATCGTTAAAGATAACAAAAGTTTTGTACTCATTGACCGACAGGAATTAGAGGCACTAATTGAAACCTCAGAACTTCTCGATATCCCTAATCTTGCCACTGATATTGCTCAAGCTAGAGCAGAATATCAAAAAGGTGAAACCCTGACGATGGAGGATATCTTTGGCTGAAGAAATTTCCAAATTCCAAATCCGGTTTTCCAAAAAAGCTCAAAAAGATATTGCTGAACTGACAGATCTGCAAAAGCAAAAACTTAAACTACTCTTGGATGAAAGAATATCAGTCAACCCTTATGCTGGTAAGCAACTAAAAGGTCAGTTAAAAGGTCTGTATTCATATCGATTGAATCGCAAAGATCGAATTGTTTATGAAATCTACGATCAAGAGCGAACCGTTTTAGTTATTAGAGCCAGAACCCACTATGGAGACTGAGCGCTGTCAGGAAAGAAATTTACTATCTTTAACATAATAAATCTTCTGACTTCTGACTCCTGACTCCTGACTTCATTTAATCTGCTTGTATGCTCAATAAATCCTTGAAACTGCTCATTCTTTCGACTCCTGTGGGTGCTTTGGGTTCTGGACTTGGTGGTGGTGTGGAACTGACTCTCTACAACTTAGTCCAAGAAATGCAGCAAAGGGGTCATAAATTAACTGTAGTTGCTCCTGAAGGTTCAAAATTAGATAACAATCCTGTGGTGGAAATTCTAGGGAATTATCAAATTACGGCGCAAACTCAAAGCTTAGATAATCCGATTATTATGCCAATGAATTCGGTTTTAGGCAATATGTGGGAATATGCGCGTCAGAATCAGCATGAGTACGATTTGATCTTCAATATTGCCTACGACTGGCTCCCTTTCTATTTAACTCCATTTTTTGAAAAGGCGATCGCTCATTTCATCAGTATGGGTTCTCTCATGGCGGCAACTGATGAGATGATGGGGAAAATTGCCGCAAAATATCCAGGAACTATCGGTGTCTACACGCAAAGTCAAGCGGATACTTTCCCTTTTGCCCAATATTGCCACTGTTTGGGTAGCGGTATAGATTTATCTTTATATGAATTTAGTGCTACTGCTGATACGGCTTTGGCTTGGTTGGGAAGAATTGCGCCAGAGAAAGGTTTAGAAGATGCGGTAGCTGCGGTGGAAAAGACAGGTATTAAGCTCAAAATTATGGGCAAAGTTCAAGATGAGGCTTATTGGCAACAGATTCAAGCTAATTACCCCAACGCACCGATAGAATATTTAGGTTTTCTGTCTACTAGCGAGATGCAGAAACAAGTCCGTAACTGTCAAGCTTTAATTATGACTCCCCGTTGGATTGAAGCTTTTGGGAATGTCGCAATTGAAGCTTTGGCTTGTGGAGTACCAGTTATATCTTATCACCGAGGTGGTCCTGCGGAAATCGTTCAAGATGGCAAAACAGGTTACCTAGTAACTCCAGATAGCGTAGAGGGCTTAGTAGCTGCCATAGAAAGCATCGATGAGATAGATCGCTATGCTTGTAGACAGCAAGCTGAGAGTGAATATTCTTTAACTGCTTGGGGCGATCGCATGGAACAATGGTTTTACCGCATCTTAGCCAATTTAGATTAATTAATCTGAAATAAGCTAAAAATCTACAATAGTTCTGACTTCTGACTATGCGCTGCGCGCAGGCTACGCCAACTGACTTCTGACTTTTGCTATAGGAGGTGTCTATGTCGTCGGTTAAAACTAAAGAAATGGGCAAAGTTACCACCACAATTATAGTCACCAATCTAGTAGACCAAATTATGGCAGATCGGGGGTTTATCTCTGCTGATGAAATCCGTTCTGTGACGCTAGAAAATGTCTTAGTCGATACGGGTGCTAGCAGACTTTGTTTACCCGCAGAAATTATCGCCCAGTTAGGTTTAACAATTGCTGGAGAAGTAGAGGTAAAAACCGCAGTAGGTACTAGAAAAGTCCGTGTTTTTCAAGGTTTGAAGCTTTCTGTAGAAGGAAGAGAAGGGACATTTAATTGTGTAGAACTTCCAGAAAGTGAAGATCCTTTATTGGGTTTGATTCCTTTAGAGGATTTAGGTTTAGAACCTGACTTGCAAAATCAACGCTTGCGACTGTTACCAAATGAAGGTAAAGATACGTATTTAATG from Merismopedia glauca CCAP 1448/3 encodes:
- a CDS encoding type II toxin-antitoxin system Phd/YefM family antitoxin, whose amino-acid sequence is MTYHVTADYAHQNFDEIIQRASTEPEGIIIVKDNKSFVLIDRQELEALIETSELLDIPNLATDIAQARAEYQKGETLTMEDIFG
- a CDS encoding type II toxin-antitoxin system mRNA interferase toxin, RelE/StbE family codes for the protein MAEEISKFQIRFSKKAQKDIAELTDLQKQKLKLLLDERISVNPYAGKQLKGQLKGLYSYRLNRKDRIVYEIYDQERTVLVIRARTHYGD
- a CDS encoding glycosyltransferase family 4 protein: MLNKSLKLLILSTPVGALGSGLGGGVELTLYNLVQEMQQRGHKLTVVAPEGSKLDNNPVVEILGNYQITAQTQSLDNPIIMPMNSVLGNMWEYARQNQHEYDLIFNIAYDWLPFYLTPFFEKAIAHFISMGSLMAATDEMMGKIAAKYPGTIGVYTQSQADTFPFAQYCHCLGSGIDLSLYEFSATADTALAWLGRIAPEKGLEDAVAAVEKTGIKLKIMGKVQDEAYWQQIQANYPNAPIEYLGFLSTSEMQKQVRNCQALIMTPRWIEAFGNVAIEALACGVPVISYHRGGPAEIVQDGKTGYLVTPDSVEGLVAAIESIDEIDRYACRQQAESEYSLTAWGDRMEQWFYRILANLD
- a CDS encoding retroviral-like aspartic protease family protein, whose product is MSSVKTKEMGKVTTTIIVTNLVDQIMADRGFISADEIRSVTLENVLVDTGASRLCLPAEIIAQLGLTIAGEVEVKTAVGTRKVRVFQGLKLSVEGREGTFNCVELPESEDPLLGLIPLEDLGLEPDLQNQRLRLLPNEGKDTYLMVF